One region of Palaemon carinicauda isolate YSFRI2023 chromosome 40, ASM3689809v2, whole genome shotgun sequence genomic DNA includes:
- the LOC137631904 gene encoding trichohyalin-like — protein sequence MKEDEKMMKLNHPIPRLFWQLNRLKHGGNINPRQECNPNVTGHNTLVNPLKRTNYNTGSNTRQLLLREERSSNTRQLLLREERSSNTRQLLLREERSSNTRQLLLREERSSNTRQLLLREERSSNTRQLLLREERSSNTRQLLLREERSSNTRQLLLREERSSNTRQSLLREERSSNTRQSLLREERSSNTRQSLLREERSSNTRQSLLREERSSNTRQSLLREERSSNTRQSLLREERSSNTRQLLLREERSSNKRQSLLREEKSSNTRQLLLREERRLNGAINIG from the exons ATGAAAGAAGACGAGAAAATGATGAAGTTGAATCATCCCATCCCAAGACTCTTCTGGCAGTTGAATAGACTCAAACATGGAGGAAATATTAATCCAAGGCAAGAATGCAACCCGAACGTGACAGGACATAACACACTAGTtaatcc ACTGAAAAGGACGAACTACAACACGGGTAGCAACACAAGACAATTACTCTTAAGAGAAGAAAGAAGTAGCAACACAAGACAATTACTCTTAAGAGAAGAAAGAAGTAGCAACACAAGACAATTACTCTTAAGAGAAGAAAGAAGTAGCAACACAAGACAATTACTCTTAAGAGAAGAAAGAAGTAGCAACACAAGACAATTACTCTTAAGAGAAGAAAGAAGTAGCAACACAAGACAATTACTCTTAAGAGAAGAAAGAAGTAGCAACACAAGACAATTACTCTTAAGAGAAGAAAGAAGTAGCAACACAAGACAATTACTCTTAAGAGAAGAAAGAAGTAGCAACACAAGACAATCACTCTTAAGAGAAGAAAGAAGTAGCAACACAAGACAATCACTCTTAAGAGAAGAAAGAAGTAGCAACACAAGACAATCACTCTTAAGAGAAGAAAGAAGTAGCAACACAAGACAATCACTCTTAAGAGAAGAAAGAAGTAGCAACACAAGACAATCACTCTTAAGAGAAGAAAGAAGTAGCAACACAAGACAATCACTCTTAAGAGAAGAAAGAAGTAGCAACACAAGACAATTACTCTTAAGAGAAGAAAGAAGTAGCAACAAAAGACAATCACTCTTAAGAGAAGAAAAAAGTAGCAACACAAGACAATTACTCTTAAGAGAAGAAAGAAGACTAAATGGGGCAATCAATATAGGGTAA